A genomic stretch from Helianthus annuus cultivar XRQ/B chromosome 1, HanXRQr2.0-SUNRISE, whole genome shotgun sequence includes:
- the LOC110883377 gene encoding sulfite exporter TauE/SafE family protein 3, protein MTEIGVFRWRTVSVMVVNCVLLASVCVSAENVTAVATGYYGGDDEPKTTAYYVKLVKSLFQTDGSGYQHVWPEMEFGWKIILGSFIGFCGAAFGSVGGVGGGGIFVPMLTLIIGFDAKSATAMSKCMIMGAAASTVYYNLKLRHPTLDMPIIDYDLALLIQPMLMLGISLGVAFNVIFADWMVTVLLIILFIGTSSKAFFRGVETWKKETIMKKEAAKRMESNDGAEVEYKVLPGGPSNGSTTKPERILKEEVSILENVCWKELGLLVFVWIAFLGLQIAKNYTSTCSTLYWVLNLSQIPISLGVSGYEAVCLYKGTRAISSMGDSASNLTIGQLVLYCSCGVLAGLVGGLLGLGGGFIMGPLFLELGVPPQVSSATATFAMTFSSSMSVVEYYLLKRFPVPYAVYFLIVATIAAFIGQHVVRKLIMILGRASLIIFILAFTIFVSAISLGGVGISDMIGKFERHEYMGFEDLCKYEV, encoded by the exons ATGACGGAAATTGGAGTGTTTAGATGGAGAACAGTGTCGGTGATGGTGGTGAACTGTGTGTTGTTAGCGTCGGTGTGTGTTTCTGCTGAAAATGTAACGGCGGTTGCAACAGGTTATTATGGCGGTGATGATGAGCCGAAAACGACGGCGTATTATGTGAAACTGGTGAAGAGTTTGTTTCAGACTGATGGATCTGGTTATCAGCATGTTTGGCCT GAAATGGAATTTGGGTGGAAAATTATTCTTGGTAGCTTTATTGGATTTTGTGGAGCCGCATTTGGAAGTGTAGGTGGAGTTGGAGGTGGTGGTATATTTGTGCCAATGCTTACCTTAATTATTGGGTTCGATGCGAAATCCGCTACTGCAATGTCAAAAT GTATGATCATGGGTGCAGCAGCCTCAACCGTTTATTACAATCTTAAACTAAGGCATCCGACACTCGATATGCCAATTATTGATTATGATTTGGCATTGCTTATTCAACCAATGTTGATGCTTGGAATAAGTCTTGGAGTTGCATTTAATGTGATTTTTGCTGATTGGATGGTTACGGTTTTATTAATTATTCTTTTTATAG GCACATCAAGCAAGGCCTTCTTCAGAGGTGTTGAAACATGGAAAAAAGAAACAATTATGAAAAAG gagGCTGCTAAGCGCATGGAGAGCAATG ACGGCGCTGAGGTAGAATACAAGGTTCTTCCTGGTGGTCCCAGCAATGGAAGTACAACCAAACCCGAAAGAATATTGAAAGAAGAG GTTAGTATCCTTGAGAATGTTTGTTGGAAAGAACTAGGACTTCTTGTCTTTGTTTGGATCGCGTTCCTCGGTCTGCAAATCGCGAAG AATTATACATCTACTTGTTCAACATTGTATTGGGTGCTAAACTTATCACAG ATTCCAATTTCTCTTGGGGTATCTGGTTATGAGGCGGTTTGTTTATATAAAGGAACACGAGCTATATCATCAATGGGCGATTCGGCCAGCAACCTTACCATAGGACAGTTGGTTTTGTATTGTTCTTGTGGTGTTCTAGCGGGTTTGGTTGGTGGCTTACTCGGCCTAGGTGGCGGTTTTATTATGGGCCCACTCTTTTTGGAGCTTGGAGTACCTCCACAA GTTTCAAGTGCAACAGCCACATTTGCAATGACGTTTTCGTCATCTATGTCTGTTGTAGAATACTACCTTCTAAAGCGTTTCCCGGTTCCTTATG CTGTTTATTTTCTAATTGTGGCAACGATTGCTGCTTTCATCGGGCAACATGTGGTGAGAAAGCTGATTATGATACTAGGACGGGCTTCGTTAATTATATTCATCCTCGCCTTCACTATATTCGTTAGCGCTATATCATTAG GTGGAGTTGGAATATCAGACATGATTGGGAAATTTGAGCGACACGAATACATGGGATTCGAGGATCTTTGCAAGTACGAGGTCTAA